The sequence CGTGTCCACCTCGACGGCAAGGACCTCCCCGCCCCCGGCCAGGGCGATCTGTACCCAGTCGTTGGCCTTGTCGCGCCGACGCCGGGTCTCCCAGCCCTCGCCCATGACGGAGGCGCGACCGGGAGCGTTCAGGTTGTGCGGGGAGGAGAAGTACCGGTCCGAGGCCGCCTCGGCCACGCCGCCGAACTCCTGCGCGGCCAGGTCGAAGGTGAGGCCGTCCAGGTCGCGCGGGTCGGGCAGCACCTCGCCGTGCACCCGCAGCCGGGCCACACCGCCGTCCGGCCAGATGTTCAGCCGGATGTGCGTGTACCGGGTCCGGTCGGTGACCTCGAACTCGTGGGCGGTGTTGCCCTGCAGCGCGGTGCGCGGCACCAGGTCGGTCCACTGCGCGGCGTCCAGCTCCTCGACCGAGGGGTGGCCGGCTATCGAGGCCGCCTGGACGGAGGCGGTCTCGGGGTAGTTGCCGGTGAAGTGCGCGGTGTCCACGATCACCCCGTGCACCCGGCCGGCCACGCCGAGCCGGACGATCGCCCAGTCGTGGTCCTCGTCGGTCGGGTGCGGCTGGTCGGCGCTGACGCCGCGGCGGCGCTTGCTCTCCCAGCCGTCCATGATCTGGCCCTTGTGGCCGAAGGTGTGCGGCCGGAACTCGGCCGGCTTGGCGACCAGCAGGTTCTCCGCGTCCGCGAAGGTGTCCTCGTTGGTGGCCACCACTCCGGCGCCGAGCAGCCGGGAGGCGAGGTTGACCAGCTCGGTGAAAGGAGCGGCCGGGGTCTGACTGTCACTCATGTCTCGTCGCTCCTCAGCGCGTTCGTGAAATCAGCGGGTGCCGAAGAATCAGCTGTGCCGAAGAATCTGCTGCCCGAAGGGCTCGGCGTTGACGTCCACCACCCGGCCGCGCAGCCAGGTGGCCTTGACGGCGCCGGTCAGGGTCTTGCCCGCGTAGGGGGTGACCGGGTTGCGGTGGTGCAGGCCGGCCGGGTCGACGGCGAACTCGCCGTCGGGGTCGAAGGCCACCAGGTCGGCGTCGTGGCCGACCGCGATGGCGCCCTTGGTGCCGTCCAGGCCGACCAGCGAGGCCGGCCCGCTCGCCATCCAGCGGACCACGTCGGCCAGCGAGTGGCCGCGCTTGCGGGCCTCGGTCCAGATCGCCGGCAGACCCAGCTGCAGCGAGGCGATGCCGCCCCAGGCCGCCGCGAAGTCGCCGCTGCCACCGTACTTCTGCAGCAGCTTCAGGTCGGGGGTGGACGGCGAGTGGTCGGAGACGACACCGATGAACTCGCCGTTGGCCAGCGCCGCCCAGAGCTTGTCGCGGTTGGACTCGTCGCGGATCGGCGGGCAGCACTTGAAGGCGGTGTCGCCGTCCGGCACCTCCTCGGCGGCCAGCGTCAGGTAGTGCGGGCACGTTTCCGCAGTGACCCGGACGCCGTCGGCGCGGGCCTGGGCCAGCAGCGGCAGCACGGCGGCCGAGGAGACGTGCAGGATGTGCACCCGGGCGCCGGTGCGCCGGGCGGTGTCCAGCAGCCGGGCCACGGCGGCGGCCTCGGCGTCGTCGGGCCGGGAGTTCAGGAAGTCGCGGTAGTGCACGCCGGGCACCTGCGGGGCGGCGCCGAGCACCGCCGGGTCCTCGGCGTGGATGATCGCCAGCGCGCCGATCCGGGCCTGCTCGGTGAGCGCGGCCTCCAGGTCGGCCTGCTCGACGTGCGGGAACTCGTCCACGCCGGAGGGCGCCAGGAAGCTCTTGAAGCCGAAGACACCGGCCTGGTGCAGCGGCTCCAGGTCGCCGGTGTTGCCGGGGATCGCGCCGCCCCAGAACCCGAGGTCGACCCAGGCCTGTCCCTCGGCGATCTTCCGCTTGGCCGCCAGCCCGGCCACCGTGGTGGTGGGCGGGATGGAGTTGAGCGGCATGTCGATGATGGTGGTGACGCCGCCGGCGGCGGCGGCCCGGGTGGCGGTCGCGAAGCCCTCCCACTCGGTCCGGCCGGGCTCGTTGACGTGCACGTGGGTGTCGACCAGGCCGGGCAGCAACGCGACCTCGCCGAGGTCGGTCAGCTGGGAGTCGCCGACCAGCAGCGAGCCGTGGGCGGCGATCTGCTCGATCTTCCCGTCCCGGACCAGCACGTCGGCGGGGCGCTCACCGTCGGGGAGAACCACGCGACGGGAACGGATCACCGCGGTCGACTGCTGCATCAAGGACCTCCGGACGGTTGCGGGTTGAGCTGCTTGCGGTGGGGGTGGCTCGGAGCCTAGGCCCGCCTTCAACAAAACGTCAATGTAGGAAGATACGATTAACCAAGCGGCAATCAGGAGGCAACGAGCAGGTCCCGGGCGAGCGTCTCGCCCGCCACCTCGGCCAGCTCCGCAGCCTTGGTGAGGCTGTCGCCGGGCTGCTCGGCGAGGTCGGTGAGCGCGTACGCGGCGGCGAAACCGGCCCCGCGCCACTCGTCCTCGGACAACTCCAACCGACCTGCCACAGCGGCCACCGGAACCCCCGCCCCGGTGGCCGCCGCAGCAACTCCGGCGGGGGCCTTGCCGTGCAACGTCTGCGCGTCAAGGCATCCCTCACCGGTGACGACAAGGCGTGCCCCACGCACGGCCTCGTCGAAACCCAGCAGTTCGAGCAGCAGCTCGATGCCGGGTCGCATAGTGGCCCCCAACAGGGCCAGGGCGCCGAATCCCACCCCACCCGCGGCCCCGGCGCCGGGGGCATCGCGGAAGTCCACGCCGGTGCTCTCGCGCACCACGTCGGCCCAGCGGGTCAGGCCGGCCTCCAGGACCAGCAGGTCCTCGGCATCGGCACCCTTCTGCGGGCCGTACACCGCAGTGGCCCCCCGCGGACCGAGCAGCGGGTTGTCCACATCGCAGGCGACCACGATCTCGACCCCGCCGAGCCCGTCCGCGAGCGAGCCCGGGTCGAAGCGGTGCAGCCGGCGCAGGGCCGCACCGCCGGGCGGGAGCTCGATGCCCTCGCCGTCGTAGAGGCCGGCGCCGAGCGCCTGGACCATGCCCGCGCCGCCGTCGGTGCAGGCGCTGCCGCCCAGGCCCAGCACGACGCGCTTGGCGCCCAGGCTGACGGCCCGTCCGATCAGCTGCCCGACCCCGTAGGAGCCGGCCCCGAGCGGGGCGGTGCGTCCGCCGGGTAGCCGGGCCAGGCCGGAGGCCTGGGCGAGCTCGACCACGGCGGTGTCGCCCTTGACGGCGATCGCGGCGTCCACCGGCAGCCCGGTCGGTCCGGCCACCTTGGCCGGGATCCGGGTGAAGCCGGCCGCCAGCGCGGCGGCCAGGGTGCCCTCGCCGCCGTCGGCCACCGGCAGCTCGCGGACCTCGACGCCGGGGACGACCCGACGGATTCCCGCGGCCAGCCGGGCGGCCACCTCGGCACCCTCCAGGGTGCCCTTGAACTTGTCGGGAGCTACGACCACATGGCCCTGAGTGGGGGTGGCGGGCATAGTGCGGGCCTCACTTCCGAGTCGAACTGATGGTGCTTCACTCAATGGTGCGACGCGTCGCAACTCAATGGCGTCGCAGCTCAAGGGCGTCGCCGCTCGAGGGCGTCGCCACCCGAGGGGTGCGGTCCCCTCCCCGCCGTTCCTCCCGTCCCGCTTCCGACGTACGGGAGGCTCCCCTCGGCGGGGAGGGGACCGGGCGGCGCCTGCGTGCGACCGAAGCACGCGCGCCGCCGGTTGGCACGACCAGCAGCGGGAGGATGAGCACCAACCCCGCTGCCGGCCGAAAGTGTCCTCCTGGTGACGCGGGCACGACCGGACAGGTACACGCCACCAGGAGGAGTCTGGATAACCCCGAGGGTTACTTGACCTCGCGGCCGGCGAGGCGCTCGACGCCGCGCAGCAGGGCCGAGTGGTCCAGCGAGCCGTCACCGTTGGCGCGGGCCGAGGCGACCAGCTGGGCGACCAGCGAGCCGACCGGCAGCGGGGCCTCGACGGCGCGCGCGGCGGCGGTCACGATGCCCATGTCCTTGTGGTGCAGGTCGATCCGGAAGCCCGGGGCGAACTCGCGGTTGACCATGTTGGCCTTCTTGCGGTTCAGCACGGTGGAACCGGCCAGGCCGCCCGCGAGGACGTCCAGCGCGGCCGGCAGGTCGACGCCCGCGTTCTCCAGGAAGACCACGGCCTCGGCCACGACCTGGATGTTCACGGCCACGATCAGCTGGTTGGCGGCCTTCACGGTCTGGCCGGCGCCGGCCGGGCCGACGTGGATGACCGTGGTGCCCAGCGCGTCGAAGAGCGGCTTGGCCTCGGCGAAGTCGGCGGCCTCGCCACCGACCATGATCGACAGCACCGCCTCGATGGCGCCGGCCTCGCCACCGGAGACCGGGGCGTCCAGGGTGCGGACGCCCTTCTCCTTGGCGGCCGCCTCGACCTTGATCGAGGTCTGCGGGGTGATCGAGGACATGTCGATCACCAGGGTGCCGGCCTTGACGTTCTCCAGCACACCGCCCTCACCGAGGATGACGGCCTCGACGTGCGGGTCGGCCGGGACCATGGTGATGACGACCTCGGCGTCCTTCACCGCGTCCGCGATGCTAATCGCACCGTGGCCGCCGGCCGCCACCAGGGCGTCGATCGCGGACTGCTCGAGGTTGAAACCGGTGACGTGGTGGCCGGCCTTGACCAGGTTGGCGGCCATCGGGCTGCCCATGATGCCGAGGCCGATGAAGGCGATCTTGCGGGAGGCGCTCATCGCGTCGCGTTCCTTACGTGAAGAAGTGGGGAGGGGATTACTGGTTGGCGCGCAGCGTGCGCGGCAGCCACTCGAAGCTGTCGGCGCTGACGCCGGTGGAGGGCTTGTACTCCAGGCCGACCGGGCCGGTGTAGCCGGCGGCGGTGACGCGCTCCAGCAGGGCGGCCAGGTCGAGTTCGCCGGTGCCGGGCTCGTTGCGGCCCGGGTTGTCGGCGATCTGCACGTGGCCGATCCGGTCGGCGTAGGTGTCGATGACGGCGTTCAGGTCCTCGCCGTTGACCGCCAGGTGGTAGAAGTCGCAGAGGAACTTGGCGTTGCCGAGACCGGTGGCGGCGTTGACCTTGTCCACCACCTCGACGGCGGCGGCCGCGGTGTGCAGCGGGTAGTCGGGGGCGTCGTTGCGGTTGAGCGCCTCGATCAGCAGGACCGCGCCGATCGAGTGGGCGGCCCGGGCGGCCAGCACGAGGTTCTCCAGGGCCAGCGCGTCCTGCTCGGCCGGGTCCACGCCCTCGACCCGGTTGCCGTAGATGGCGTTCAGCGCGCCGGCGCCGAGCGAAGCGGCAAGCTCTGCGGCCACCGCGATGTTCTCGCGGAAGCGCTCGCGCTCGGCCGGGACGGAGGCGGTGCCCTTGGCGCCCACCGACAGGTCGTCGAGGAAGTTGAGGCCGGTCAGCCGGACACCGGCGTCGGTGAAGGCCTTGCGCAGCGCGTCCAGCTCGGCCTCGGCCGGGGTGGTCTGGGTGCCGAACGGCCACCAGAGCTCGGCGGCGGTGAAGCCCGCGGCGGCCGCGGCGGCCGGGCGCTCCAGCAGCGGCAGCTCGCTGAACAGGATCGACAGGTTGATCGTGGCGCGTCCCTGCAAAGACGCGTACTCGGAAGCGGCTGTCACGTCCCTCACCTTTCACTTCTTCTCCCCCAGCCTTCGGCCGGGAGGCTCCCCTCATCGCAATTCCATGATGCGGAAGAGGGATTCTGCTTGGTGGAAGCTTGCCATGCCGACCCGAGGGACTGTCAAGCGTCCTGCAACAGTTTGTTGAACAACATTCTGTTGAAAGGTGCAGCCGTTGGACCTCCCCCGCCGACCAGTGCCTCGCTACAGTGAGCGCGTGCGATTGATGGTGGAGTTCACGACAGAACCGTTCGAGCTGGTCAGCTTCCCGGACCATGCGGTGGCCGCCCGCCGGGTGGTGGACGAAGCGGGCCTGGCCGTCTCGGTCGGCCCGTTCGGCACCAGCGCCGAGGGCGAGGCCGAGCAGGTCCTCGCGGCAGTCACCCGACTGCTGCACGACACCCTGGACGCCGGCGCCAGCCGGATCTCGGTCCAGGTCAGCGTGGTCCCGGAGAGCTCTGCGGACCCTGAGACCCCCGAAGGAGTGGGTTCGCAGTGACCGATGCCCTGGAGCACCCGCTCACCCTGGCGATAAAGCCGCTGCTCGACGCCGTCGGCGCGACCCCGCTCGCGGTCGGCGAGGCGAAGCCGGACGACGTGGTCCTGGAGTGGGAGGGCGAGCCGGCTGTCGCCATCCGGCTGCCCCACCTGAGCAGTGCGCTCGACCGCCTGCTGGCCGAGATGACCCGCCAGTTCGACGGCCGGCCGCTCAGCGAGCTGGACCGACTGGAGAAGCAGCGCGTCGTCGCCCTTCTGGAGGAGCGCGGCGCCTTCACCGTCCGACACGGAGTGGAGACCGTCGCGTCCGCCCTGGGCGTCAGCCGGTTCACGGTGTACAACTACCTCAACCGGCAGATCGAGGAGCCGAAGACCGGCTGACCAGGCCAGTCTTGCCGAGCGTGGATCCGGACACACTTGGCGGATCGCACACGAAACCGGCCGGACATCTCCGGCGGTTCGAAACGTAACCACCAAGGCTTCAACAAAGTGTTGACGGCCGGGGGTGGTGGATCTAGCTTGTGCGGGTGGCACCACTCTTCAGGAGGTCCACCCGTGACCAACCACCCCCACGCGTCAGTTGACGCAGCCGGCGCCCTCGCGGCGCTGGCGGCGGCACCCGCCGCCGAACTGGCGAAGACCCTCCTCGAGGTCTGCTCCAGCCCCAGCTGGGCCGCCGCCGTGGCGGCCGCCCGCCCCTGGTCGGACCGCGAGTCCCTGCTGGCCGCCAACGCGGCCGCGATGGCCGGGCTCAGCACCGCCGACCTGGGCGATGCGATGGCCGGCCACGCCCGGATCGGCAAGCCCAAGGCGGGCGACGCCACCTCCGAGCGCGAGCAGGCCGGCATCCAAGGAGTGGACCAAGCGCTCCTGGACGACCTGCAGCAGGCCAACGCCGCCTACGAGGCGAAGTTCGGCCACGTCTTCCTGATCTGCGCCACCGGCCGCACCGCGGAGACCATGCTCGCCGCGCTGCGCGAACGCTTCCCCAACGACGCGGCCACCGAGGCCGAGATCGTCCGAGGCGAACTGCGCAAGATCAACGACATTCGTCTCAACCGTCTGCTGGACGAGCCGGCCCACTGACCGGATCGTTGACCTGACGGACAGTCACCCCCTGCCACCAGTAAGGTCATTCACGCCATGACTGGCATCTCCACGCACGTGCTCGACACCAGCCTCGGCCGCCCGGCCGAGGGCGTCCCGGTCGAGCTCGCATTGAACACCGAGGGTGGCTGGACGGTGCTCGGCACCTCCGCCACGGACTCCGACGGCCGGGCCAAGGACCTGCCGGCCGTGGAGGCGGGCTCGGTCGTCCGGCTCACGTTCGACACCGCCGCCTACTACGCGCAGAAGTCGGACGAGACGCCGTTCTTCCCCGAGGTCTCGATCGTCTTCACGGTCGCGCCCGCGCAGCACCACTACCACGTGCCGCTGCTGCTGAACCCCTTCGGATATTCCGTCTACCGCGGAAGCTAGACAGCAAGGAGCCGATGATGGCCCACGTGCTCGGTCAGAACCAGTACGGCAAGGCGGAGAACCGGATCGTCCGGGTCTACCGTGACAGCACCCGTCACGAGATCAAGGACCTGAACGTCTCGGTCTCGCTCCAGGGCGAGTTCGAGGACGTTCACCTCACCGGTTCGAACGCCAACTGCCTGCCCACCGACACCACCAAGAACACCGTCTACGCCTTCGCGAAGGAGTACGGCATCGAGTCGGCGGAGGCCTTCGGCATCCTGCTGGCCCGCCACTTCGTCGACAACACCGAGCGCGGCGTGGTGCACAGCGCCCGGATCCGGATCGAGGAGTACGTCTGGGACCGGATCAAGACCCCGGACAACACCTCGCGCTTCATCGGCTCCGAGGAGGTCGGCCACTCCTTCGTCCGCAACGGCGGCGAGGTGCGCACCTGCGAGGTGGTCTACGACGGTGAGACCGTCCAGGTGATCTCCGGCCTCAAGGACCTGATCGTGATGAACACGACCAACTCCGAGTTCTGGGGCTACATCAAGGACCGGTACACCACCCTGCAGGAGGCCTACGACCGGATCCTGGCCACCCAGGTGACGGCCCGCTGGAAGTACTCCTTCAGCGGCCGCGACGGCGAGGCCCAGCCGAACTGGAACCGCTCCTACCAGCACGTGCGCCGCCACATGCTGGAGGCCTTCGCTGAGACCTACTCCTACTCGCTGCAGCAGACGCTGCACGCGATGGGCACCCGGGTGCTGAACAACCGCGCCGAGGTGGACGAGGTCCGCCTGGAGCTGCCGAACAAGCACCACTTCCTGGTCGACCTCTCGCCCTTCGACCTGAAGAACGAGAATGAGGTGTACTACGCCGCCGACCGGATGTACGGCCTGATCGAGGGCACCGTGCACCGCGAGGGCGTCGTCCCGGTCATCCCGGTCGCCTGATCCGAGGCACCGCCACCCGAGGGATTCTCACTCCGCCGTCCCGCCCTCGGGACCGCAGTACCGCTGACGGCGGTGACACCCTAGCCGGACCCCGCGCGGGCTGACGGCCCGTCACCCAGCCTCCCCGACGCGCCCTCAGCTCGCGCGGGTCCACGCGCTCAGCCCTCCCCCACTCCCTAGGAGTCACCATGGCAGTCCAGCCCCCGCCCGCCGACCAGCGGATCGTGATCGAGAACGTCGCGATCGCCACGGTCGACGCCAACGACACCGAGTACGCCCGCGGCCACGTCGTGATCAAGGGCAATGTGATCGAGTCGGTCGGCGACGGCCCGGCTCCGCAGTGGCTGGACAACGTGGTGCGCCGGATCAACGGCGAGGGCCACCTGATCACCCCGGGTCTGGTCAACACCCACCACCACTTCTACCAGTGGATCACCCGGGGCCTGGCCCAGGACAACATCCTCTTCGACTGGCTGGTCGCGCTCTACCCGACCTGGGCCCGGATCGACGACAAGCTGGTGCACGCCGCCAGCCTCGGCTCGGCCGCCGCGCTGCTCAAGTCCGGCTGTACCACCGCCAGCGACCACCACTACGTCTTCCCGCAGGGCGGCGGCGACATCCTCGGCGCCTCGATCGAGGCCGTCCAGTCGCTCGGCATGCGCTTCACCGCGCTGCGCGGCTCGATGGACCGCAGCAAGAAGGACGGCGGCCTGCCGCCGGACCACGCGGTGGAGAAGACCGAGGACATCCTGATCGCCTCCGAGGCGGCCGTGGACAAGTGGCACGACGCCTCCTTCGGCTCGATGCTGCACGTCGCGATCGCGCCCTGCTCGCCCTTCTCGGTCTCCACCGAACTGATGCGCGAGGCCGCCGTGCTGGCCCGCCGCAAGGGCGTCCGGCTGCACACCCACGGCTCCGAGACGGCCGAGGAGGAGCAGTTCTGCAAGGAGCTGTTCGGCATGGGCCCGACCGACTACTTCGAGTCCACCGGCTGGCTGGGCGAGGACGTCTGGATGGCGCACTGCGTCCACATGAACGACTCCGACATCGCCAAGTTCGCCGAGACCGGCACCGGCGTGGCGCACTGCCCCTCCTCCAACGCCCGTCTGGCCGCCGGCATCGCCCGGGTGCCGGACATGCTGAAGGCCGGCGTGCCGGTCGGCCTGGGCGTGGACGGCACCGCCTCCAACGAGTCCGGCGAGCTGGGCACCGAGCTGCGCAACGCCCTGCTGATCAACCGTCTGCACGGCCGCCCCGACGCGCTCACCGCGCGCAGCGCGCTGCGCCTGGGCACCATGGGCGGCGCCCGGGTGCTGGGCCGGCAGAACGAGATCGGCTCGATCGAGGTGGGCAAGCTCGCCGACCTGGCGCTGTGGAAGGTCGACGGCATCATGCACTCCTCGATCGCCGACCCGGTGGCCGCCCTGGCCCTGGGCGCGCTGCCCCCGCTGTCGGTGCTCTTCGTCAACGGCAACGCCGTGGTCGAGAAGGACACCCTGACCACCGTGAACGAGGACCAGATCGCGCTGGCCTGCGCCCGCGCCGCCAAGGAGCTGGCCTCCCGCGCCTGACCCTTCCTCACCATGAACTCCGGGCCGCCCAGGGACGGTGCGTGACCCGGACTCCGGCCGCTGCCAACAGGCGGCGACCGGACTGCAGCCCCGGACCCACGGCGAGGGTCCGGGGCTGTGGCGTACCGTCAGGCGGGGCACCGTAGGTTACGGCTGACCAGGAATCGTCCATCATGCGCCGAAAGAGACCATATGACCACCGTGGGGTCGGCGATCCCCGCTGCCCGACCGCCCGCCGTACTGCGTAGGACGCTGCGGCGGGCGCGGCGTCACCCGGTGCTCGCCGCCACTGTGCTGGCCGGGCTGCTGCACGTGATCTGGGCGCTGGCGCTGGCCAATGACGCGGGCGATCTGGCGGCCCAGTACGCCTGGACCGAGTTCGCCCGCCAGCACCCCGAATCGGCCTACAACCTGTCCTGGTACGGCGGCATGCACACCGCCTCGTACAGCGTGCTCTCGCCCTATCTGATGGGCCTGCTCGGGGTCCGCACCACCGGGGTGCTGGCCGGCACGGTCTCCGCCGCGCTGGCCGCCACCCTGCTGATCCGCTCCGGACTGCGCCGCCCGATGGCGCCGGCGCTGTGGACGGCGTTCGCCCTCTGGTGTGACGTCGCGTCAGGACGGGTGACCTTCGCGATCGGCGTGGCCTTCGGGCTCGCCGCCGCCGTGCTGGCCTTCACCTGTCCCGGGCCCCGCTTCCGGCGCACCCTGCTGGTCGTGCTGGCGGCGCTGGCCACCATGGGCAGTCCGGTGGTCGGGCTCTTCCTCGAAGTGGCGGCCGCCGCGCTCTTCCTGACCGGCCGTCGGCGGGACAGCTATCCGCTGGCGGTGTCACCGATCGTGGTGGTGGCCGGCACCGCGCTGCTCTTCCCGTTCAAGGGCCAGCAGCCGTTCGACTGGTGGACCGCCGCGCCGGTGGTGGCGGCCGCGTTGGCGGCGGCCTGGCTGGCCCCGGTCGGCTGGGCGGCGCTGCGGCGCGGGGCGGTGGTCTACGCGCTCGGGGTGGTGCTGGTCTGGCTGATCCCCTCCCCGGTCGGCAGCAATGTGGAGCGGCTCAGCCTGCTCTTCGCCGGCACCGTGCTGCTCGCCGTGCTGCTGGAGAGCCGGCCGGCCCGGGGCCGGGCGTTGGCCGTCTCGGCGGGCTTCCTGGCGGTGGCCGTCTGGCTGGCCGGCCGCACCGCCGGCGACCTGGTGGTGACCGTCCCGGTCTCGGCACCGGCCCGGGACGGCAAGGCGCTGATCGACGAGCTGCACCGGGTGGGTGCCGACCGCGGCCGGGTCGAGGTGGTGCCGCTGGCCTCGCACTGGGAGGCCAGCGGGGTGGCGCCCTACGTCGACCTGGCGCGCGGCTGGAACCGGCAGGCGGACGTCACCCGCAACCCGCTCTTCTACACCGACCAGCTGTCCGCCGTCGACTACCACGCCTGGCTGCTGCGCTGGGGGGTGGGCTACGTGGCCCTGTCCACCGACAGGCCGGACGATGCGGCGGTGGACGAGGCCGCACTGGTGGGCGCCGGTCAGCCGTGGCTGGCGCCGGTCTGGCAGCACGGCAGCTGGCGGCTCTACCGGGTCACCGACGCGAGCCCGCTGGCCGACCCGCCCGCCGTGGTCAGCCAGGCCGGGCCGGCTGCGCTGACCGTGCAGGTGCCCTCGGCGGGCCTGGTGCGGCTGCTGCTGCCCTGGTCCCCGTGGCTCGGCATCCAGGGCGCCACCAGCACCAATGACGGCTGCCTGGCGGAGTCCGGCGACTGGACGGTGCTCTACGCCCCGGCTCCCGGCACCTACACCATCACCGGCCGCTACGCCTTCACCCGCGGCAACCCCTGCCCGGTGGTGAAGGCCATCGGGCGTGAGCCCCGGTAGCACCGGCAGGACGGCGAAGGCCCGGTGACGCCCCCTCGGGGGGAGCGTCACCGGGCCTTCAGGTCCTGGGGCCGGGTCAGACCTTCAGGGTGCGGATCGCGGTCGGGGCGTGGCCGGGCTCGGTGGCCAGCTCCTCCCACTCGTTGATGGCGTCGATGCCGGCGCCACCCATCGAGATGTTGGTGACGCGCTCCAGGATCGCCTCGACGACGACCGGGACCTGGAACTCGGCGGCCAGCTTCTTGGCCTGCTCGAAGGCGGCACCGAGCTCGTTCGGGTCGGTCACCCGGATCGCCTTGCAGCCCAGGCCCTCGACCACCTTGACGTGGTCGACGCCGTAGACGCCCAGCTCCGGCGAGTTGATGTTCTCGAACTCCAGGTTGACCTGGAAGTTGATGTCGAGGTTGCGCTGCGCCTGGCGGATCAGGCCCAGGTACGCGTTGTTCACCAGCACGTGGACGTACGGGATCTTGTGCTGCGCACCGACGGCCAGCTCCTCCAGCATGAACTGGAAGTCGTAGTCGCCGGAGAGCGCGACCACCGGGGTCTGCGGGTCGGCGGTTGCGACGCCGAGCGCGGCCGGGATGGTCCAGCCGAGCGGGCCGGCCTGGCCGCAGTTGATCCAGTGCCGCGGCTTGTAGACGTGCAGCATCTGCGCGCCGGCGATCTGCGAGAG is a genomic window of Kitasatospora azatica KCTC 9699 containing:
- a CDS encoding hydroxypyruvate isomerase family protein gives rise to the protein MQGRATINLSILFSELPLLERPAAAAAAGFTAAELWWPFGTQTTPAEAELDALRKAFTDAGVRLTGLNFLDDLSVGAKGTASVPAERERFRENIAVAAELAASLGAGALNAIYGNRVEGVDPAEQDALALENLVLAARAAHSIGAVLLIEALNRNDAPDYPLHTAAAAVEVVDKVNAATGLGNAKFLCDFYHLAVNGEDLNAVIDTYADRIGHVQIADNPGRNEPGTGELDLAALLERVTAAGYTGPVGLEYKPSTGVSADSFEWLPRTLRANQ
- the uraH gene encoding hydroxyisourate hydrolase gives rise to the protein MTGISTHVLDTSLGRPAEGVPVELALNTEGGWTVLGTSATDSDGRAKDLPAVEAGSVVRLTFDTAAYYAQKSDETPFFPEVSIVFTVAPAQHHYHVPLLLNPFGYSVYRGS
- a CDS encoding helix-turn-helix domain-containing protein produces the protein MTDALEHPLTLAIKPLLDAVGATPLAVGEAKPDDVVLEWEGEPAVAIRLPHLSSALDRLLAEMTRQFDGRPLSELDRLEKQRVVALLEERGAFTVRHGVETVASALGVSRFTVYNYLNRQIEEPKTG
- the pucL gene encoding factor-independent urate hydroxylase, which produces MAHVLGQNQYGKAENRIVRVYRDSTRHEIKDLNVSVSLQGEFEDVHLTGSNANCLPTDTTKNTVYAFAKEYGIESAEAFGILLARHFVDNTERGVVHSARIRIEEYVWDRIKTPDNTSRFIGSEEVGHSFVRNGGEVRTCEVVYDGETVQVISGLKDLIVMNTTNSEFWGYIKDRYTTLQEAYDRILATQVTARWKYSFSGRDGEAQPNWNRSYQHVRRHMLEAFAETYSYSLQQTLHAMGTRVLNNRAEVDEVRLELPNKHHFLVDLSPFDLKNENEVYYAADRMYGLIEGTVHREGVVPVIPVA
- a CDS encoding thiamine-binding protein — its product is MRLMVEFTTEPFELVSFPDHAVAARRVVDEAGLAVSVGPFGTSAEGEAEQVLAAVTRLLHDTLDAGASRISVQVSVVPESSADPETPEGVGSQ
- a CDS encoding 2-hydroxy-3-oxopropionate reductase, coding for MSASRKIAFIGLGIMGSPMAANLVKAGHHVTGFNLEQSAIDALVAAGGHGAISIADAVKDAEVVITMVPADPHVEAVILGEGGVLENVKAGTLVIDMSSITPQTSIKVEAAAKEKGVRTLDAPVSGGEAGAIEAVLSIMVGGEAADFAEAKPLFDALGTTVIHVGPAGAGQTVKAANQLIVAVNIQVVAEAVVFLENAGVDLPAALDVLAGGLAGSTVLNRKKANMVNREFAPGFRIDLHHKDMGIVTAAARAVEAPLPVGSLVAQLVASARANGDGSLDHSALLRGVERLAGREVK
- the uraD gene encoding 2-oxo-4-hydroxy-4-carboxy-5-ureidoimidazoline decarboxylase; the encoded protein is MTNHPHASVDAAGALAALAAAPAAELAKTLLEVCSSPSWAAAVAAARPWSDRESLLAANAAAMAGLSTADLGDAMAGHARIGKPKAGDATSEREQAGIQGVDQALLDDLQQANAAYEAKFGHVFLICATGRTAETMLAALRERFPNDAATEAEIVRGELRKINDIRLNRLLDEPAH
- a CDS encoding glycerate kinase; this translates as MPATPTQGHVVVAPDKFKGTLEGAEVAARLAAGIRRVVPGVEVRELPVADGGEGTLAAALAAGFTRIPAKVAGPTGLPVDAAIAVKGDTAVVELAQASGLARLPGGRTAPLGAGSYGVGQLIGRAVSLGAKRVVLGLGGSACTDGGAGMVQALGAGLYDGEGIELPPGGAALRRLHRFDPGSLADGLGGVEIVVACDVDNPLLGPRGATAVYGPQKGADAEDLLVLEAGLTRWADVVRESTGVDFRDAPGAGAAGGVGFGALALLGATMRPGIELLLELLGFDEAVRGARLVVTGEGCLDAQTLHGKAPAGVAAAATGAGVPVAAVAGRLELSEDEWRGAGFAAAYALTDLAEQPGDSLTKAAELAEVAGETLARDLLVAS
- the allB gene encoding allantoinase AllB, producing the protein MQQSTAVIRSRRVVLPDGERPADVLVRDGKIEQIAAHGSLLVGDSQLTDLGEVALLPGLVDTHVHVNEPGRTEWEGFATATRAAAAGGVTTIIDMPLNSIPPTTTVAGLAAKRKIAEGQAWVDLGFWGGAIPGNTGDLEPLHQAGVFGFKSFLAPSGVDEFPHVEQADLEAALTEQARIGALAIIHAEDPAVLGAAPQVPGVHYRDFLNSRPDDAEAAAVARLLDTARRTGARVHILHVSSAAVLPLLAQARADGVRVTAETCPHYLTLAAEEVPDGDTAFKCCPPIRDESNRDKLWAALANGEFIGVVSDHSPSTPDLKLLQKYGGSGDFAAAWGGIASLQLGLPAIWTEARKRGHSLADVVRWMASGPASLVGLDGTKGAIAVGHDADLVAFDPDGEFAVDPAGLHHRNPVTPYAGKTLTGAVKATWLRGRVVDVNAEPFGQQILRHS
- the alc gene encoding allantoicase, whose product is MSDSQTPAAPFTELVNLASRLLGAGVVATNEDTFADAENLLVAKPAEFRPHTFGHKGQIMDGWESKRRRGVSADQPHPTDEDHDWAIVRLGVAGRVHGVIVDTAHFTGNYPETASVQAASIAGHPSVEELDAAQWTDLVPRTALQGNTAHEFEVTDRTRYTHIRLNIWPDGGVARLRVHGEVLPDPRDLDGLTFDLAAQEFGGVAEAASDRYFSSPHNLNAPGRASVMGEGWETRRRRDKANDWVQIALAGGGEVLAVEVDTSHFVANAPGWADLVGYDASNGSDPAADADGWFEILPRTRLQPDTRHRLRLDVGRPVTHVRINVYPDGGLARLRLVGKLTESGRAALALRWFNALPPAEAGQALSEAGLTGAEAITLAAARPLATPAEVTAATAALQPADGPDGTETSRRTAALWRLLGV